A stretch of DNA from bacterium:
AGCCTCCCGTCCGTCCCTTCCGGCGCGGATCACCGGACGAAATCCCTCGAGGAGATCGAGAAGGCGCACATCCGGGTGGTCCTGAACGAGAACCAGTGGAACATCGTTCGGTCCGCCCTTGTGCTCGGGATCGATCGGGTCACCCTCTACAACAAGATCAAAAAATTCGGCCTGAAGAAGGAAGGGGTCGCGCCGAAGGAGTGATGAAAAAATCAACAAACTGTTGAATGTTGCAACTCTATAATCCGTAGAAAATTCAACATGTAATCTACCCCCGCCTGGAAGTGTAAGGAATCTCTGCAATCCGTGGTTTTCCGGACCTTCCACTACCTGGCGGATCTCCGGTCCGTTATCCCCTTGATTAACAGACTGTTATGCGGCGCACGCGAGCCGGGAACCGGCCCTGGCACAACCGTTGCTGTAATGTGGTGCGCGGGAAGAGGGCTCCGCGGAGGGAGGTGGGAACGATGGGGTACCTGGTGATGGGAATCGCGTTCATCGTTCTGGTGGTCATCGCGGCGGTGAGGACGCGGACTTGGCACGCGTAGGCACGTCCCGGCGGTCGAACGTGGGAAACGGAACGATCAGAGAAAAAGGGGTGCAGAGATGAAAGAGACGAGGTGCCCTTTTCTGGAAACGAAAACCGTGACGTTCTGCAAGGCGTTCCCGTCGAAGATGATCCCGCTGGACCGGATGTCCTCCTCGGAAGGCCTCTGTAACACCTGCCACTATGAGGAATGCTCCCTGTATAGCGAGGTCAGCGGCGCCGTCAAGGGGATGGAGAATGTCCGCGGATTCCACCTCAAGTCGGATTACTACTACCACCCCAAGCACCTGTGGGTCGCCCCGTGCGACGGAGAAGAGAGCGAGGCGCGGATCGGGATCGATGACTTTTCCGCCCGGCTGATCGGAAGGGTGGACCGCGCATCGGTGCCTGCCGTCGGCGTATCGGTGAAAGAGAACAGCGTGTGCTTCCTCCTCCATTCCGGTCCGCGGACCGTCCGCATGGTTTCACCCGCCAACGGGGTCATCAAGGCCGTCAACCCGAAAGTGGCCGCGGATCCCTCCATCCTGAACGACGACCCGTACTCCGAAGGCTGGATCTTCTCCATGCGGCTCAAGGGGGACGCAGTGAAGGGGTTGTACCACGAGAACGTCGCCCGGAAATGGTTCGAGAGCGAGGTCGAACGGCTGCAGAGGGTGTTCTCTTCCGATTTGGGGATGATGGCGACGGACGGGGGGGAAGCGCTCACGGATATCAGCAGCCGGTTGAACGACGCGCAATGGGGAAAGATCGTCAGCCAATTTCTAGGGTAAGAGCAGGAGGTGCGCCATGGTAGTCCTTCTCGTCCTACTAACGATTCTCGGA
This window harbors:
- a CDS encoding glycine cleavage system protein H is translated as MKETRCPFLETKTVTFCKAFPSKMIPLDRMSSSEGLCNTCHYEECSLYSEVSGAVKGMENVRGFHLKSDYYYHPKHLWVAPCDGEESEARIGIDDFSARLIGRVDRASVPAVGVSVKENSVCFLLHSGPRTVRMVSPANGVIKAVNPKVAADPSILNDDPYSEGWIFSMRLKGDAVKGLYHENVARKWFESEVERLQRVFSSDLGMMATDGGEALTDISSRLNDAQWGKIVSQFLG